In Passer domesticus isolate bPasDom1 chromosome 9, bPasDom1.hap1, whole genome shotgun sequence, a genomic segment contains:
- the LOC135307620 gene encoding uncharacterized protein LOC135307620 isoform X3, giving the protein MDQKAGLKEVFPQGSSGSLAAPAAGRKAMADTDTGTADEVSGKASPLAWLHKVLVLSDPLSGVSAGRTSPAPLLIPTQKPGSHRRDWDRDMDSMLVFLDESVKTSADGGANPVGESDLASQPTFRIEPLGDAEGVSAGRTFPGPLVDVACRTSSLRRGPLRMENKPRGDTKSLEASKHMEKMPSDLERRHDAASTTKHADNIGKSTRVFCWVTPCLKKLMAIVAGAALCLMMCYAAIWYCWKRNWSTSGQEFKDGGCTLLPDSLSCSSGRHKGLDSPFTCSV; this is encoded by the exons atggaccaaaaggcagggctgaaggaggtgtttccccaaggaagcagtggctcattggcagcccctgctgcagggaggaaggcgatggcagacacggacacaggcacagcag atgaggtgtctgggaaggcttctccattagcttggtTGCATAAAGTGTTGGTCCTATCTGACCCCCTCTCAG gtgtgtctgcagggaggacttctccagctcctttgctgattcctacacagaagcctggtTCCCATCGcagag ATTGGGATCGTGACATGGATTCCATGCTTGTCTTTCTGGATGAGAGTGTGAAGACCTCGGCAGATGGTGGAG ctaacccggttggtgaaagtgatctggcttcccaacccacATTCAGGattgagcctctgggagatgctgagg gtgtgtctgcagggaggactttccccGGTCCATTGGTGGATGTTGCATGCAGGACCAGCTCCcttcgcaggg gtcccctgagaatggagaacaaaCCTAGAGGAGACActaagtccctggaggcatccaaacacatggagaagatgccgagtgatctggagagacgccatg atgcagccagcaccacaaaaCATGCTGACAACATCGGGAAGAGCAcaagagttttctgctgggtAACACCATGTTTGAAGaagttgatggccattgtggctggtgcAGCACTTTGCCTGATGATGTGCTATGCCGcaatctggtattgctggaagaGAAACTG gagcacctctggacaGGAGTTtaaagacggtggctgcaccttaCTCCCAGACAGTttgagctgctcctctggccgtcataagggcctggacagccctttcACCTGTTCTGTGTAG
- the LOC135307620 gene encoding uncharacterized protein LOC135307620 isoform X2, with translation MRQMLKEMQQAGEGVSAGRTSPAPLLIPTKKTGSHGRGPLRRKNKGKGQKKPHEPNNILKQIVTELHKGHGMDREALWKVAFPEGREEMPGRVPGDWDRDMDSMLVFLDESVKTSADGGANPVGESDLASQPTFRIEPLGDAEGVSAGRTFPGPLVDVACRTSSLRRGPLRMENKPRGDTKSLEASKHMEKMPSDLERRHDAASTTKHADNIGKSTRVFCWVTPCLKKLMAIVAGAALCLMMCYAAIWYCWKRNWSTSGQEFKDGGCTLLPDSLSCSSGRHKGLDSPFTCSV, from the exons atgaggcaaatgctgaaggaaatgcagcaggcaggagaag gtgtgtctgcagggaggacttctccagctcctttgctgattcctacaaaGAAGactggctcccatggcaggg gtcctctgagaaggaagaacaaaggcaaaggacAGAAGAAACCCCACGAGCCAAACAACATCCTGAAACAAATCGTGACAGAACTGCACAAAGGGCATG ggatggacagagaggctctgtggaaggtggcatttcctgaaggaagggaagagatgcCAGGCAGAgtcccaggag ATTGGGATCGTGACATGGATTCCATGCTTGTCTTTCTGGATGAGAGTGTGAAGACCTCGGCAGATGGTGGAG ctaacccggttggtgaaagtgatctggcttcccaacccacATTCAGGattgagcctctgggagatgctgagg gtgtgtctgcagggaggactttccccGGTCCATTGGTGGATGTTGCATGCAGGACCAGCTCCcttcgcaggg gtcccctgagaatggagaacaaaCCTAGAGGAGACActaagtccctggaggcatccaaacacatggagaagatgccgagtgatctggagagacgccatg atgcagccagcaccacaaaaCATGCTGACAACATCGGGAAGAGCAcaagagttttctgctgggtAACACCATGTTTGAAGaagttgatggccattgtggctggtgcAGCACTTTGCCTGATGATGTGCTATGCCGcaatctggtattgctggaagaGAAACTG gagcacctctggacaGGAGTTtaaagacggtggctgcaccttaCTCCCAGACAGTttgagctgctcctctggccgtcataagggcctggacagccctttcACCTGTTCTGTGTAG
- the LOC135307620 gene encoding uncharacterized protein LOC135307620 isoform X1 produces the protein MRQMLKEMQQAGEEVDGEAVQKAAFPGGSSGSVPASAEGREAMPGTGTGAEVAQKASPLGWLHKVLKPLESPAGVSAGRTSPAPLLIPTKKTGSHGRGPLRRKNKGKGQKKPHEPNNILKQIVTELHKGHGMDREALWKVAFPEGREEMPGRVPGDWDRDMDSMLVFLDESVKTSADGGANPVGESDLASQPTFRIEPLGDAEGVSAGRTFPGPLVDVACRTSSLRRGPLRMENKPRGDTKSLEASKHMEKMPSDLERRHDAASTTKHADNIGKSTRVFCWVTPCLKKLMAIVAGAALCLMMCYAAIWYCWKRNWSTSGQEFKDGGCTLLPDSLSCSSGRHKGLDSPFTCSV, from the exons atgaggcaaatgctgaaggaaatgcagcaggcaggagaag aagtggatggagaggctgtgcagaaggcagcatttcctggaggaagcagtggttctgtgccagcctctgctgaaggaagggaggccatgccaggcacaggcacaggag CTGAGGTTGCTcagaaggcttctccattaggttggctgcataaagttttgaagcccttggagtctcctgcag gtgtgtctgcagggaggacttctccagctcctttgctgattcctacaaaGAAGactggctcccatggcaggg gtcctctgagaaggaagaacaaaggcaaaggacAGAAGAAACCCCACGAGCCAAACAACATCCTGAAACAAATCGTGACAGAACTGCACAAAGGGCATG ggatggacagagaggctctgtggaaggtggcatttcctgaaggaagggaagagatgcCAGGCAGAgtcccaggag ATTGGGATCGTGACATGGATTCCATGCTTGTCTTTCTGGATGAGAGTGTGAAGACCTCGGCAGATGGTGGAG ctaacccggttggtgaaagtgatctggcttcccaacccacATTCAGGattgagcctctgggagatgctgagg gtgtgtctgcagggaggactttccccGGTCCATTGGTGGATGTTGCATGCAGGACCAGCTCCcttcgcaggg gtcccctgagaatggagaacaaaCCTAGAGGAGACActaagtccctggaggcatccaaacacatggagaagatgccgagtgatctggagagacgccatg atgcagccagcaccacaaaaCATGCTGACAACATCGGGAAGAGCAcaagagttttctgctgggtAACACCATGTTTGAAGaagttgatggccattgtggctggtgcAGCACTTTGCCTGATGATGTGCTATGCCGcaatctggtattgctggaagaGAAACTG gagcacctctggacaGGAGTTtaaagacggtggctgcaccttaCTCCCAGACAGTttgagctgctcctctggccgtcataagggcctggacagccctttcACCTGTTCTGTGTAG